The Clostridioides difficile genome has a segment encoding these proteins:
- a CDS encoding thiamine diphosphokinase has product MKICIVLNGEIEDYKITRDIILKECYDCIICADGGANHTYKMDIIPDYILGDLDSVEEDKINFYRNQDVKFEKFPSKKDETDTELCLFLAKTLKANHIDFFGALGGRIDHTLANINLLYYLKEDDIYSRILSDKEEMYIVENEEFTLFGNKGDTISVIAVKGDAKGVTLTGLEYPLDDYYMKYSVPIGISNVMLGNYCKIKVEQGCVLVVRNL; this is encoded by the coding sequence ATGAAAATTTGTATTGTTTTAAATGGCGAAATTGAAGATTATAAAATTACAAGAGATATTATACTTAAAGAATGTTATGACTGCATAATATGTGCAGATGGAGGCGCAAATCATACCTATAAAATGGATATAATACCAGATTATATCTTGGGAGATTTAGATTCAGTAGAAGAAGACAAGATAAATTTCTATAGAAATCAAGATGTTAAATTTGAAAAATTTCCATCTAAAAAAGATGAAACTGATACAGAGCTATGTCTTTTTTTAGCTAAAACTCTTAAAGCTAACCATATTGATTTTTTTGGTGCATTAGGTGGAAGAATTGACCATACCCTTGCAAATATAAATCTATTGTATTATTTAAAAGAAGATGACATATATTCTAGGATACTCTCAGATAAAGAAGAGATGTATATAGTTGAAAATGAGGAATTTACATTGTTTGGAAACAAAGGAGATACTATTTCTGTAATAGCTGTAAAAGGAGATGCTAAAGGAGTAACACTTACTGGTTTAGAATATCCTTTGGATGATTATTATATGAAGTATTCAGTCCCTATTGGAATATCCAATGTTATGTTGGGTAATTATTGTAAAATTAAAGTAGAGCAAGGATGTGTACTTGTAGTTAGAAATTTATAA
- a CDS encoding HAD family hydrolase, whose amino-acid sequence MIDSIIFDLDGTLWDSTEGVCKVWQEVLDKREDIDLNVTVELFRSVMGLSFDEIAKRLFPDLDEEERMNLLDECSARECDHLSEYGGKLFEDIENTLEELSKKYKLFIVSNCQKGYIESFLKAHKLEKYFIDFECPGNTGLHKGENNKLIINRNKLTNPIYIGDTQGDANSAKFAGIPFVYAKYGFGNVEEYDYSIDSFKDLLEHDILK is encoded by the coding sequence GTGATAGACAGTATTATTTTCGATTTAGATGGAACTCTATGGGATTCAACTGAAGGAGTATGTAAAGTATGGCAAGAGGTCTTAGATAAACGTGAGGATATAGATTTAAATGTTACAGTAGAATTATTTAGAAGTGTTATGGGTCTTTCATTTGATGAAATAGCAAAGCGTTTATTTCCAGACTTAGATGAAGAAGAAAGAATGAATCTATTAGATGAATGTTCTGCGAGAGAATGTGATCACTTATCTGAATATGGAGGCAAATTATTTGAAGACATAGAAAACACTCTTGAAGAATTATCTAAAAAATATAAATTATTTATAGTAAGTAATTGTCAAAAAGGATATATAGAATCTTTTTTAAAAGCACACAAGCTAGAAAAGTACTTTATAGATTTTGAGTGTCCTGGAAACACTGGATTACATAAAGGTGAAAATAATAAACTTATAATTAATAGAAATAAACTAACTAACCCAATCTATATTGGAGACACACAAGGGGATGCAAATAGTGCTAAATTTGCTGGGATTCCCTTTGTATATGCAAAATATGGATTTGGAAATGTGGAGGAGTATGATTATTCTATAGACTCATTTAAAGATTTGTTAGAACATGATATATTAAAATAA
- a CDS encoding nitroreductase family protein — protein sequence MELQDTIYKRQSVRKFKEQDVLDEDILKMVKAAGAAPSGKNIQNWHFVVIKRRDLMEKIADVITKKQQEILVEMDKVSVEKANRFRKFVPNFTLFYLKAPVLVLVFTKVYNPSGYYELELINAPKETIDKLFIRNPGMQSLGAAIENFTLSAIELGYGSCWLTSQNYAADEIEAILEKETGFEKGEYFLGAMLALGVPEDNLRSPSKKPVEDICTFIK from the coding sequence GTGGAATTACAAGATACTATTTACAAAAGACAGAGTGTAAGAAAGTTTAAAGAACAAGATGTCTTAGATGAAGACATTTTGAAAATGGTAAAAGCGGCAGGGGCAGCTCCATCAGGTAAAAACATTCAAAACTGGCATTTTGTAGTTATAAAGCGTCGTGATTTAATGGAAAAGATAGCTGATGTGATAACTAAAAAACAGCAAGAAATACTTGTAGAGATGGATAAAGTATCAGTAGAAAAAGCTAATAGATTTAGAAAATTTGTGCCAAACTTTACTTTATTTTATTTAAAAGCTCCAGTTTTGGTATTAGTTTTTACAAAGGTGTACAATCCATCAGGCTATTATGAGTTAGAACTTATAAATGCACCTAAAGAGACTATAGATAAGCTATTTATAAGAAATCCAGGCATGCAAAGTTTAGGAGCAGCAATTGAAAACTTTACATTATCAGCAATTGAACTTGGTTATGGCTCTTGTTGGTTGACAAGCCAGAACTATGCAGCAGATGAGATAGAAGCTATTTTAGAGAAAGAAACAGGATTTGAAAAAGGGGAGTATTTCTTGGGAGCAATGTTGGCACTTGGAGTACCAGAAGATAATTTAAGAAGTCCATCTAAAAAACCAGTGGAAGACATATGTACATTTATAAAATAA
- a CDS encoding response regulator transcription factor, which translates to MNSYNILVVEDEKEIADAIEIYLLNQGYNVFKCYNGLEGLKIIESQEIHLAIVDIMMPQMDGITLTMKLRENHNFPVIMLSAKSEEVDKIMGLNIGADDYVTKPFKPLELLARVNSQLRRYTKYLNMIKNKEESSESNEGVFVIGGLELNENTKEVSIDGNYIKTTPIEFKILSLLMRNAGRVFSADEIYERVWNENAVNTDTVMVHVRNIREKIEIDPKNPKYLKVVWGVGYKIEKI; encoded by the coding sequence ATGAATTCATATAATATTTTGGTGGTAGAAGATGAAAAGGAAATAGCAGATGCTATAGAAATATACCTTTTAAATCAAGGGTATAATGTTTTTAAATGTTACAATGGATTAGAGGGTCTTAAAATTATAGAAAGCCAAGAAATACACTTAGCTATAGTTGATATAATGATGCCTCAAATGGATGGAATAACACTTACAATGAAGCTTAGAGAAAATCATAATTTTCCAGTGATAATGTTATCTGCAAAATCAGAAGAAGTTGATAAAATAATGGGACTTAATATAGGAGCGGATGATTATGTAACAAAACCGTTTAAGCCATTAGAGTTATTGGCTAGAGTTAATTCGCAACTTAGAAGATATACTAAGTATCTAAATATGATAAAAAATAAAGAAGAAAGTTCAGAAAGTAATGAAGGTGTATTTGTAATAGGTGGATTAGAATTAAATGAAAATACAAAAGAAGTTAGTATTGATGGAAATTATATAAAAACAACTCCTATAGAATTTAAGATATTAAGCTTACTTATGAGAAATGCAGGAAGGGTTTTTTCTGCAGATGAAATATATGAAAGAGTTTGGAATGAAAATGCTGTAAATACAGATACAGTGATGGTACATGTTAGAAATATAAGGGAGAAGATAGAAATTGACCCAAAAAATCCAAAATATTTAAAGGTGGTGTGGGGTGTTGGATATAAAATCGAAAAAATTTAA
- a CDS encoding sensor histidine kinase, which yields MLDIKSKKFKEKYIISAIVFILMLSASLGMISQYSTIQAAAKGGAKNPFEQEGFVDDIYKGSYVLYHNMKEEQEGKMIQPSKLFLSEETINYIKNASKEKSTYEGSETYYTDDSINADFNEKFDEWESFINSSSKNLKYYLVDKENNFELFNENKELKALDTTKNDVSKEESDKNQPQDTTMNDEERQEKIKSLKANYRFYLVMNFDKDGKVNIVDSYGVDQKIISQMLLSKSREDLMDTDLGGNSISYKLSPIKNKTLVYAVPKVISQDNSYSSYNNYGMIYSSDDISGYINNVESNSYYKISALIIKIIISIVVIVAVVFPYRKSKELLGFETISRIPLEILFIAVAIIQGIVDLYPTGIISNTLNGNYVDYLINNDISGKMANILVSSMNLIYWFVIFSIIFVFIALLKHILNVGIKEYFVKNTLTGMFLKWFKKSSKVVINQVRKTNLKEKPNKTIAIILSVNLLIIVIMCSMWFFGIILALIYSVVLFKLLSDYSKKTICEYNQLLDVTKKISDGNLEVNMEDDLGFFNPIKDELGNIQSGFKKAVDEEVKSQKMKTELISNVSHDLKTPLTSIITYIDLLKDENITDENRKMYIDTLDRKSQRLQHLIEDLFEVSKVNSGDVHLNIVNVDIISLMKQTLLELDDKISESSLKVKNNFSSEKIILPLDSQRTFRVFENLIINISKYAMPSSRVYIDILETDRQVDIMLRNMSATEIDFSVDDIMERFVRGDKSRNTEGSGLGLAIAKSFVELQGGKMNIDIDGDLFKVTITFNKN from the coding sequence GTGTTGGATATAAAATCGAAAAAATTTAAGGAAAAATATATAATTAGTGCAATAGTTTTTATACTTATGTTATCAGCATCATTAGGCATGATTAGCCAATATTCGACTATACAGGCGGCTGCTAAAGGTGGAGCTAAAAATCCATTTGAGCAAGAAGGATTTGTAGATGACATATATAAAGGAAGTTATGTTTTATATCACAATATGAAAGAAGAACAAGAAGGTAAGATGATACAGCCTTCAAAGCTTTTCTTAAGTGAAGAAACTATAAATTATATAAAAAATGCTAGCAAAGAAAAAAGCACATATGAAGGTTCAGAAACCTATTATACTGATGATAGTATTAATGCAGATTTTAATGAAAAATTTGATGAATGGGAATCTTTTATTAATAGTTCAAGTAAAAACTTAAAATATTATTTAGTTGATAAAGAAAATAATTTTGAGCTTTTTAATGAAAATAAAGAGTTAAAAGCACTTGATACAACAAAAAATGATGTGTCAAAAGAGGAGTCTGATAAAAATCAACCTCAAGATACAACTATGAATGATGAGGAAAGACAAGAAAAGATTAAAAGTCTAAAAGCAAATTATAGATTTTATCTTGTAATGAATTTTGATAAAGATGGAAAAGTAAATATTGTAGATTCCTATGGAGTAGACCAAAAAATTATCAGCCAAATGTTATTATCTAAATCTAGAGAAGACTTGATGGATACAGATTTAGGTGGGAATTCAATCTCATATAAATTATCTCCAATAAAAAATAAAACATTAGTATATGCTGTACCTAAGGTAATAAGCCAAGATAATTCATATAGCTCATATAATAATTATGGAATGATTTATAGTAGTGATGATATAAGTGGATATATAAATAATGTAGAGAGTAATTCTTATTATAAAATTTCTGCACTGATTATAAAAATCATAATATCTATAGTTGTAATTGTAGCTGTAGTATTTCCATATAGAAAGTCTAAAGAGTTATTAGGGTTTGAGACAATTTCGAGAATACCATTAGAGATACTTTTTATTGCTGTTGCGATTATACAGGGTATAGTAGATTTATATCCTACTGGTATAATAAGTAACACATTGAATGGAAATTATGTAGACTACCTAATAAACAATGATATAAGTGGTAAAATGGCAAATATATTAGTAAGCTCAATGAATTTAATTTATTGGTTTGTAATTTTCTCAATAATATTTGTATTTATAGCACTTTTAAAACATATTTTAAATGTTGGAATAAAAGAGTATTTTGTAAAAAATACTTTGACAGGAATGTTTTTAAAATGGTTTAAAAAATCAAGTAAAGTAGTTATTAATCAAGTTAGAAAGACAAACTTAAAAGAAAAGCCAAATAAAACTATAGCTATAATTTTATCAGTAAACTTATTAATTATAGTTATAATGTGTAGTATGTGGTTCTTTGGAATAATACTTGCATTAATTTACTCAGTAGTTTTATTTAAGTTATTGTCAGATTACTCTAAGAAAACAATCTGTGAATACAATCAACTTTTAGATGTTACAAAGAAAATTTCAGATGGAAATTTAGAAGTAAATATGGAAGATGATTTAGGATTCTTTAATCCTATTAAAGATGAGCTTGGAAATATTCAATCTGGATTTAAAAAAGCTGTTGATGAAGAAGTTAAAAGTCAAAAAATGAAAACAGAGCTTATATCAAATGTATCACATGATTTAAAAACACCTTTGACATCTATAATCACTTATATAGATTTACTAAAGGATGAGAATATAACAGATGAAAATCGTAAAATGTATATTGATACATTGGATAGAAAGTCACAAAGGCTACAACACTTAATAGAAGATTTATTTGAAGTGAGTAAGGTGAATAGTGGAGATGTGCATTTAAACATAGTAAATGTAGATATTATATCTCTAATGAAACAGACATTACTGGAACTAGATGATAAGATATCAGAGTCATCACTGAAAGTGAAAAATAATTTTTCTAGTGAAAAAATAATATTACCATTAGATAGTCAACGCACATTTAGAGTATTTGAGAATCTTATAATAAATATAAGTAAATATGCAATGCCAAGTTCAAGAGTATATATTGATATTTTAGAAACAGATAGACAAGTAGATATCATGCTTAGAAACATGTCAGCAACTGAAATTGATTTTAGTGTAGATGATATTATGGAGAGATTTGTAAGAGGAGATAAGTCACGTAATACAGAAGGCTCTGGACTTGGTCTAGCAATAGCAAAAAGTTTTGTAGAGTTACAAGGTGGTAAAATGAATATAGATATAGATGGAGATTTATTTAAAGTTACAATTACTTTTAATAAAAACTAA
- a CDS encoding MerR family transcriptional regulator produces the protein MEYTVQKLSKIAGISTRTLRYYDEIELLKPLKINSSGYRIYGQNEVNKLQQILFYRELGISLENIKNIINSPTFDSLNALKEHHSKLLSKRKQIDLLIENVTKTIALKEGKSIMTDLEKFEGFKEKMIDENEKNYGTEIREKYGEDVINQSNKKFRNMSKKDYEDWQNLSTEIIRKLKKAFETGDASNELSQEVARLHHKWLSYTWNTYSKEAHAALAEMYIADERFTSYYDKEQPGLAKFLRDSIVFYTR, from the coding sequence ATGGAATATACAGTTCAGAAATTAAGTAAAATAGCTGGTATAAGTACTAGAACCCTTAGATATTATGATGAAATCGAGCTTCTTAAACCACTTAAAATAAATTCCTCAGGTTATCGTATCTATGGTCAAAATGAAGTTAATAAATTACAACAAATACTTTTTTATAGAGAGTTAGGCATTAGCTTAGAAAATATAAAAAACATTATAAATTCACCAACTTTTGACAGTTTAAATGCATTAAAAGAACATCATAGCAAACTACTATCTAAAAGAAAACAAATTGATTTATTGATAGAAAATGTAACTAAAACTATAGCATTAAAGGAGGGAAAATCTATTATGACAGATTTAGAAAAGTTTGAAGGTTTTAAAGAAAAGATGATTGATGAAAATGAAAAAAATTATGGAACTGAAATTAGGGAAAAATATGGTGAAGATGTAATCAATCAATCAAATAAAAAATTTAGAAATATGTCTAAAAAAGATTATGAGGATTGGCAAAATTTAAGTACTGAAATAATTAGGAAGCTCAAAAAAGCCTTTGAAACTGGTGATGCATCTAACGAACTTTCTCAAGAAGTTGCAAGATTACACCACAAATGGTTGAGTTACACTTGGAATACCTACTCTAAGGAAGCTCATGCCGCTTTAGCCGAGATGTATATAGCTGATGAACGTTTTACATCATATTATGATAAGGAACAACCTGGACTAGCAAAATTTCTGAGAGATTCCATAGTATTCTATACAAGATAA
- a CDS encoding Rpn family recombination-promoting nuclease/putative transposase, which translates to MNLKKSKEKREEYRRLYSDKESFLSLIQNFTSVSIAKELTLKNIELETSFICEYKGKEVDIIYKVFSKNRKISHYILLEFQTEMDTEIVPRLKSYREQIWKSFIMKKSLEEIESKNFKLPKVIPVVLYSGPERLRKKRGILDIIESVSEDSNNSSIKN; encoded by the coding sequence ATGAATTTAAAAAAAAGCAAAGAAAAACGTGAAGAATATAGAAGGCTGTATTCAGATAAAGAAAGTTTTTTAAGTTTGATTCAAAATTTTACAAGTGTCTCAATAGCAAAAGAATTAACTCTTAAAAATATAGAGTTAGAAACATCTTTTATATGTGAATATAAAGGAAAGGAAGTAGATATAATTTATAAAGTTTTTTCTAAAAATCGTAAAATTTCGCACTATATATTGTTGGAGTTTCAAACAGAAATGGATACAGAGATTGTACCAAGGTTAAAATCATACAGAGAGCAAATTTGGAAAAGTTTTATAATGAAAAAGAGTCTTGAAGAAATTGAGAGCAAAAACTTTAAACTCCCAAAAGTTATACCAGTAGTTCTATATAGTGGACCTGAAAGGTTACGCAAAAAAAGAGGTATTTTAGATATTATAGAATCTGTATCAGAAGATAGTAATAATTCCAGTATAAAAAATTAA
- a CDS encoding 2-oxoglutarate translocator, which yields MRNNKSKVLLGILCLATGMAVILSMLLPGWIWSALTALILIGCGALLFFC from the coding sequence ATGAGAAATAACAAGTCTAAGGTATTGCTAGGAATACTGTGTCTAGCAACAGGAATGGCAGTAATTTTATCAATGTTGCTTCCTGGCTGGATTTGGTCAGCACTTACCGCATTAATACTTATTGGATGTGGAGCATTATTATTTTTTTGTTAA
- the rpmB gene encoding 50S ribosomal protein L28: MAKVCSVCGKGKVSGNQVSHSNKHNKRTWSANLRSVRAIIDGAPKRVKVCTRCLRSGKIERA, encoded by the coding sequence ATGGCAAAAGTATGTAGCGTATGTGGTAAAGGTAAGGTTTCTGGAAACCAAGTATCACACTCAAATAAACATAATAAAAGAACATGGTCAGCTAATTTAAGAAGCGTAAGAGCGATTATAGATGGAGCTCCTAAGAGAGTAAAAGTTTGTACTAGATGTTTACGTTCTGGTAAAATTGAAAGAGCTTAA
- a CDS encoding Asp23/Gls24 family envelope stress response protein has product MSAKVMNQYGSIEIDNQVIAQVTYRAAMESYGLVGLASKSKGIVELLKGENATKGVRVEEVEEDAIAIELYVIIQYGTNISTVANNIIDRVKYVVEKMTGVRVTKIDINVQGIRVK; this is encoded by the coding sequence ATGAGTGCAAAGGTAATGAATCAATATGGAAGTATAGAAATAGATAATCAAGTGATAGCTCAAGTCACATATAGAGCTGCAATGGAAAGTTATGGGCTAGTAGGATTAGCATCTAAATCTAAAGGAATAGTAGAATTATTAAAAGGTGAAAATGCTACTAAAGGTGTTAGAGTAGAAGAAGTAGAAGAAGATGCCATAGCAATAGAACTTTATGTTATAATACAATATGGTACAAATATATCTACAGTTGCAAACAACATAATAGATAGAGTTAAATATGTAGTTGAAAAGATGACTGGTGTAAGAGTCACTAAAATTGATATTAATGTACAAGGAATAAGAGTTAAGTAA
- a CDS encoding DAK2 domain-containing protein, giving the protein MIQYIDGKRLREMFISGANNLQNNKDLVDKLNVFPVPDGDTGTNMSLTISYALKELAKVDNDNISDIGKALSKGSLMGARGNSGVILSQIIRGIAKSIEGKSKLSTDDLAKAFKNGSDTAYKAVIKPIEGTILTVVRESGEFAVKAAKKEKDVVKFLSMLVKESNASLERTPDLLKNLKDAGVVDSGGKGLVLIYEGMLASIKGNNIEIKSTNLDTSVATNIDFPKNSISTDDIKYCYCTEFILESSKVEDTKIRDIMMAYGDSLAVVGDDGVIKVHVHTNDPGDVLQEALKYGQLLTIKIENMKLQHENTILEVEEKKENDSEPLEEEREFGFIATSMGEGLANIFKDFGVDHIIEGGQTMNPSTEDFMNAIKDINAKNIFIFPNNSNIIMAANQAKELSDKNIIVIPTKNTPQGFAALVTFNGELSEDENEEAMMNALNSVKSGQVTFAVRDTVMNEIDVKEGNIIGIAEGKLLSAGDYVDEVTSNLIEKLVDEDTAIITLFFGEDVTESQANELRTSLEEKFEDVDVELYYGGQPLYYYLISVE; this is encoded by the coding sequence ATGATTCAGTATATAGATGGTAAAAGGTTAAGAGAGATGTTCATTTCAGGTGCAAACAATCTCCAAAACAATAAAGATTTAGTTGACAAATTAAACGTATTCCCTGTACCAGATGGAGATACAGGGACTAATATGTCCTTAACTATATCTTATGCCTTAAAAGAGTTAGCGAAAGTAGACAATGATAATATATCAGACATCGGAAAAGCATTATCTAAAGGCTCTTTAATGGGTGCTAGAGGAAACTCAGGAGTTATACTTTCACAAATAATTAGAGGTATAGCTAAGTCTATAGAGGGAAAAAGTAAATTATCAACAGATGATTTAGCAAAAGCTTTTAAAAATGGTTCTGACACAGCTTATAAAGCTGTAATAAAACCAATTGAAGGAACTATACTTACTGTAGTTAGAGAGAGCGGAGAGTTTGCAGTAAAAGCTGCTAAAAAGGAAAAAGATGTAGTAAAGTTTTTAAGTATGCTTGTAAAGGAGTCAAATGCTTCACTAGAAAGAACTCCAGACCTTCTAAAAAATCTAAAGGATGCTGGTGTAGTTGATTCTGGAGGAAAAGGGCTTGTACTTATATATGAAGGTATGTTAGCTTCTATAAAGGGTAACAATATAGAAATAAAAAGTACTAACCTAGACACTAGTGTTGCAACAAATATAGACTTCCCAAAGAATAGCATTAGCACAGATGATATAAAATACTGTTATTGTACAGAATTTATACTAGAAAGTTCTAAAGTAGAAGATACTAAAATACGAGATATAATGATGGCCTATGGTGATAGTTTAGCAGTAGTTGGAGATGATGGAGTCATAAAGGTACATGTACACACTAATGACCCAGGAGACGTGCTTCAAGAAGCTCTAAAGTACGGTCAATTATTAACTATAAAAATAGAAAATATGAAGTTACAACATGAAAATACAATATTAGAAGTAGAAGAAAAAAAAGAAAATGATAGTGAGCCTTTAGAAGAAGAAAGAGAATTTGGATTTATAGCAACTTCTATGGGTGAAGGATTAGCAAATATATTTAAAGATTTTGGTGTTGACCATATAATAGAAGGTGGTCAAACTATGAATCCAAGTACTGAAGACTTTATGAATGCCATAAAGGATATAAATGCTAAAAATATATTTATTTTCCCAAATAACAGCAACATAATAATGGCTGCTAACCAAGCTAAAGAATTGAGTGATAAAAACATAATAGTTATACCTACAAAAAACACACCTCAAGGATTTGCTGCATTAGTAACATTTAATGGAGAATTAAGTGAAGATGAAAATGAAGAAGCTATGATGAATGCTTTAAATTCAGTTAAATCAGGTCAAGTAACTTTTGCTGTTAGGGATACAGTAATGAATGAAATTGATGTTAAAGAAGGTAATATAATTGGAATTGCAGAAGGTAAATTATTATCAGCAGGGGATTATGTAGATGAAGTAACATCAAATCTTATTGAAAAATTGGTTGATGAGGATACTGCTATAATAACTTTATTCTTTGGTGAAGATGTTACAGAATCTCAGGCAAATGAACTTCGTACTTCTTTAGAAGAAAAATTTGAAGATGTAGATGTGGAATTATATTATGGAGGACAACCTCTTTATTATTACTTAATTTCAGTTGAATAA